One region of Wyeomyia smithii strain HCP4-BCI-WySm-NY-G18 chromosome 3, ASM2978416v1, whole genome shotgun sequence genomic DNA includes:
- the LOC129727983 gene encoding trithorax group protein osa: MINTKDEVVNWFKELKSYNRIDTMCTLLNMCLPFELRFLGTCLEELGRRDAQELRGIELRVNNPMEFISDIASCQSGEPTDRKNRRKMALFLALIRACNHTCVNELFKTLEGWGTRDFARLFDEDVLQELLLVYTMATNHPVFSFEQRMKCGDIFYKLKTCELKPTGQSDTDNLATSTPPPSAGTPLGLPPSSQQQQHSAPPQQQQQQIQMQIPMPSQQTGQMAPPQQAPIPIPGFPQPALAQMIPGDASMPHMTVEGLQQLQMQIPQDFTMPPPSTVPPHWTLRNPLFQVGLDTSFPPPSSSPHLSNPSSPIHSRTASPTRIPASSVQHRISRNQQPTPVEQQQTQRQHPHQQDHRDRDVQQQSQQQLLKPVDESVLLGVDQTMALTQLQQLRNGYRPSHNTLPRQSNKQSYVNQIQYHHQQQQQAHQQQQQQQQQQQTGFHGTNTGMGLSYAINNISLIDLTQKSSSDSGSSAGDISPPETPGLNVAPLNNVSGLIRSRSSNMGRINGRPDKQQQLGSTVIYTQTAAQQQVQSQQQQFVGGSNDIMVTSATQNLISNSNNNNNTMNNSNGNNNSVVSSAVMIGAPTPTAGGTNLVLSSQPQFTAPYPPYHTAHLAATRPLISAHTATGLPPGTAFRPPAAYPTMQHNGEILYPYTAQVPTVGGGATITFLPPNAAAPVAASTQTLQTIRSVPSSQPPPPSQQQIQSSHTQPPLIQQKVPTAYTPPAAIGAVPPPHPPSATTPTGMYCAMSCFNCGSQKHTGLDCQEASMEDVTRNSVYKLDYNAAIAAAAAAAAGVGVSGSSVPNTVAMITGTAVIATSSSASPPSSVLVSSLPSSTVLSSGASSAASSSSSSSSSSSSSSSSSSSSSLASSSVASSTATLPLPPPPHQQPQHGPNLISSSSSNNSSPDAPTSVSTQTINNQTDSSSSSTISK; encoded by the exons ATGATTAATACAAAGGACGAAGTCGTAAACTGGTTCAAAGAGTTAAAGAGCTATAACCGGATAGATACGATGTGCACCTTACTCAACATGTGCCTTCCATTCGAACTACGCTTCCTGGGGACTTGTCTGGAGGAGCTCGGCCGGCGTGATGCTCAGGAATTGCGTGGAATCGAGCTTCGGGTTAATAACCCGATGGAGTTCATTTCCGACATCGCATCATGCCAAAGCGGAGAACCCACGGATCGGAAGAATCGTCGAAAAATGGCCCTCTTTCTGGCACTGATAAGAGCCTGTAATCATACCTGCGTGAACGAGCTGTTCAAAACGCTCGAGGGCTGGGGCACACGGGACTTTGCAAGGCTTTTTGATGAGGATGTTCTGCAAGAGCTGTTACTGGTGTACACAATGGCTACCAATCATCCTGTTTTTTCGTTTGAACAACGCATGAAATGTGGAGACATTTTTTATAAGCTTAAAACCTGTGAATTGAAGCCAACGGGGCAGTCAGACACGGATAATTTAGCGACCTCGACACCACCACCAAGTGCAGGTACGCCGCTGGGATTGCCACCTTCTTCCCAACAGCAGCAACACTCCGCGCCGccccagcaacaacaacaacagataCAAATGCAAATTCCAATGCCATCCCAGCAGACGGGACAGATGGCACCGCCCCAGCAAGCTCCGATTCCGATCCCGGGTTTTCCGCAGCCCGCATTGGCACAG atgaTTCCCGGTGATGCAAGCATGCCACATATGACAGTTGAAGGCCTACAACAATTGCAGATGCAGATACCTCAGGACTTTACTATGCCACCACCGTCAACTGTACCGCCACATTGGACTTTACGTAATCCCCTGTTCCAGGTGGGACTAGAT ACTTCTTTTCCACCTCCGTCATCTTCTCCCCATTTGAGCAATCCATCGTCGCCGATTCACAGTCGTACAGCCAGCCCGACAAGAATTCCAGCTAGCAGTGTACAGCATCGCATCAGTCGGAACCAACAGCCAACGCCGGTGGAGCAACAACAAACTCAGCGTCAGCATCCGCACCAGCAGGATCACCGAGATCGAGACGTTCAGCAACAGTCCCAGCAGCAACTGTTGAAACCAGTTGACGAG tCGGTGCTGCTGGGCGTTGACCAAACCATGGCGCTGACCCAGTTGCAGCAGTTACGGAATGGCTATCGTCCCAGTCATAATACTCTGCCCCGTCAATCGAATAAGCAGAGCTACGTCAACCAGATCCAGTATCATcaccagcagcaacagcaggctcatcagcagcaacaacaacagcagcagcagcagcaaacagGCTTCCATGGCACTAACACTGGAATGGGGTTATCTTATGCGATAAATAACATAAGTCTGATTGACTTGACTCAGAAGTCTAGTAGTGATTCTGGCAGCTCTGCTGGGGACATTTCCCCTCCTGAAACACCTGGCTTGAATGTGGCACCTTTGAACAACGTTAGCGGATTGATCCGAAGCAGATCGTCGAACATGGGCAGAATCAATGGTCGCCCTGATAAGCAGCAGCAATTAGGTAGTACTGTGATATATACTCAGACAGCAGCGCAGCAGCAGGTTCAgtctcagcagcagcagttcGTCGGCGGTAGTAACGATATAATGGTAACATCCGCTACACAAAATTTaattagtaatagtaataataataacaatactaTGAATAATAGCAATGGAAATAACAATAGCGTAGTGTCGAGCGCTGTAATGATAGGAGCCCCGACGCCAACGGCCGGCGGTACAAACTTAGTTTTGAGCTCGCAGCCACAGTTTACTGCTCCTTATCCACCATATCATACGGCGCATTTGGCTGCGACACGACCTCTGATTTCGGCCCACACGGCGACAGGTCTACCGCCGGGAACCGCATTCCGACCGCCAGCTGCATATCCAACGATGCAGCACAATGGGGAGATCCTCTACCCGTACACAGCCCAGGTTCCGACCGTTGGTGGAGGAGCGACTATAACTTTTCTACCCCCAAATGCTGCAGCGCCGGTAGCTGCTAGTACACAGACCCTTCAAACGATTCGATCAGTTCCATCCTCTCAGCCGCCACCTCCATCCCAGCAGCAAATTCAATCATCACACACACAACCTCCGCTAATACAACAGAAAGTGCCCACAGCCTATACGCCACCAGCCGCAATTGGTGCAGTACCACCCCCGCATCCGCCAAGTGCTACTACACCGACAGGAATGTATTGCGCCATGTCCTGTTTTAACTGCGGTTCCCAAAAACATACCGGATTGGACTGTCAGGAAGCCTCTATGGAGGATGTGACGAGAAACTCAGTTTATAAGCTGGATTATAATGCTGCAattgccgccgccgccgccgctgccGCTGGTGTCGGGGTATCGGGGTCATCCGTACCAAACACCGTAGCAATGATCACTGGTACCGCTGTAATTGCAACGTCTTCGTCAGCATCACCGCCATCATCCGTTTTGGTGTCGTCTCTGCCGTCATCTACGGTGTTGTCTTCTGGCGCTTCTTCAGCGGCGTCGTCTTCATCATCGTCTTCGTCATCCTCTTCTTCTTCATCGTCTTCGTCCTCTTCTTCTTCATTAGCGTCCTCCTCGGTTGCGTCATCGACGGCGACACTGCCACTACCGCCACCACCACACCAACAACCACAGCATGGACCTAATCTTATTAGCAGTAGCAGTAGTAATAATAGCTCGCCAGACGCCCCCACTTCTGTATCAACACAAACAATAAATAATCAAACCGATAGCAGTAGTAGTAGCACTATCAGTAAATGA
- the LOC129727984 gene encoding dynein axonemal assembly factor 6: MSLLGAENIKLLKKLFISPNADSDSEDDSPKENVKHMGPGDIGSAKTSKRSDGNTENLVERNTYKPLDVETYQPKTLEEWEHQQEQEGDALLESRPSPDYRISYKQTVCTEDLYLQMNGKTPSTASCESMVVEIFLAGETVGIQHIDLSVQEQCVVVKSPKYFLKLQLPHRVNPDKGNAAWFLEDKTLKLTLKMERDLDFVNF; the protein is encoded by the exons ATGTCGCTTTTAGGAGCTGAAAACATTAAACTGTTGAAAAAACTGTTCATATCACCTAATGCGGACAGCGACTCGGAAGATGATTCGCCCAAGGAAAACGTTAAACATATGG GTCCTGGGGACATTGGATCTGCCAAAACTTCGAAACGATCAGATGGAAACACCGAGAACTTGGTGGAACGAAACACATACAAGCCATTAGACGTTGAAACGTATCAACCTAAAACCCTAGAAGAATGGGAACACCAGCAAGAGCAGGAAGGTGATGCACTGCTGGAATCACGTCCTAGTCCAGATTATAGAATTTCCTACAAACAAACTGTTTGCACCGAAGACCTGTATCTACAGATGAACGGCAAAACTCCGAGTACGGCGAGCTGTGAGAGCATGGTTGTTGAGATCTTTTTAGCAGGTGAAACAGTTGGCATCCAACACATTGACCTTTCAGTTCAAGAGCAGTGTGTTGTGGTAAAATCGCCCAAATACTTCCTAAAGCTCCAATTGCCACACAGAGTTAACCCTGATAAGGGTAACGCCGCTTGGTTTTTGGAAGACAAAACTCTCAAATTGACACTCAAAATGGAACGAGATCTAGATTTTGTCAACTTTTGA
- the LOC129730628 gene encoding cysteine-rich venom protein TEL1-like isoform X2, translating to MVKIICLLALLALSVDLAFSWRFDRLPRLYGDRLSMKAISPRTRKVQRRIVVLHNFFRTKVAPPASNMLSMRWHHVAARSAQKWADQCRLLTHDTPKGRWIDSYGACGQNIFVSTHKVPWLFALRTWFLERQNFTYGSHKNDLVAVGHYTQMVWAASHKVGCGLAKCARGGPTGKPYFNYVCNYCPICYRVVPAEITKTSWVFPIGVANLAARASSNANRKKSGYVPTLVIRRICGRTVGSYTKLGLVGFVTR from the exons ATGGTCAAGATAATATGCCTGCTAGCATTGTTGGCGCTTTCGGTGGATTTGGCGTTTAGCTGGAGATTCGACAGAT TGCCCAGACTGTATGGAGACCGGCTCTCAATGAAAGCGATATCACCACGGACGCGCAAAGTTCAGCGGAGGATAGTCGTTCTACACAATTTTTTCCGTACCAAAGTGGCACCACCAGCTTCCAATATGCTGAGTATG AGGTGGCACCATGTGGCAGCTCGATCGGCACAAAAGTGGGCGGATCAGTGCCGACTGTTAACCCACGACACTCCAAAGGGACGATGGATCGACAGTTACGGAGCTTGCGGACAGAACATCTTTGTCTCTACCCATAAAGTTCCCTG GCTGTTTGCACTTCGGACGTGGTTTTTGGAGCGGCAGAATTTTACATATGGATCACATAAAAATGATTTGGTAGCAGTTGGACACTACACACAAATGGTGTGGGCGGCCTCGCATAAAGTTGGATGCGGTCTAGCAAAGTGTGCTCGGGGTGGTCCAACAGGCAAACCTTATTTCAACTATGTTTGTAACTACTGTCCCAT TTGCTATCGTGTCGTTCCAGCGGAAATCACGAAGACAAGTTGGGTGTTCCCTATAGGCGTGGCAAACCTTGCGGCTCGTGCCAGCAGCAATGCCAATCGAAAAAAATCAG gttATGTACCAACACTTGTAATTCGGCGGATTTGTGGGCGAACTGTAGGGAGTTATACAAAACTTGGCCTGGTTGGCTTTGTAACACGGTGA
- the LOC129730628 gene encoding cysteine-rich venom protein-like isoform X1 gives MVKIICLLALLALSVDLAFSWRFDRLPRLYGDRLSMKAISPRTRKVQRRIVVLHNFFRTKVAPPASNMLSMRWHHVAARSAQKWADQCRLLTHDTPKGRWIDSYGACGQNIFVSTHKVPWLFALRTWFLERQNFTYGSHKNDLVAVGHYTQMVWAASHKVGCGLAKCARGGPTGKPYFNYVCNYCPIGNHEDKLGVPYRRGKPCGSCQQQCQSKKIRLCTNTCNSADLWANCRELYKTWPGWLCNTVTPEGLDRQRNCMATCTCQGMVHD, from the exons ATGGTCAAGATAATATGCCTGCTAGCATTGTTGGCGCTTTCGGTGGATTTGGCGTTTAGCTGGAGATTCGACAGAT TGCCCAGACTGTATGGAGACCGGCTCTCAATGAAAGCGATATCACCACGGACGCGCAAAGTTCAGCGGAGGATAGTCGTTCTACACAATTTTTTCCGTACCAAAGTGGCACCACCAGCTTCCAATATGCTGAGTATG AGGTGGCACCATGTGGCAGCTCGATCGGCACAAAAGTGGGCGGATCAGTGCCGACTGTTAACCCACGACACTCCAAAGGGACGATGGATCGACAGTTACGGAGCTTGCGGACAGAACATCTTTGTCTCTACCCATAAAGTTCCCTG GCTGTTTGCACTTCGGACGTGGTTTTTGGAGCGGCAGAATTTTACATATGGATCACATAAAAATGATTTGGTAGCAGTTGGACACTACACACAAATGGTGTGGGCGGCCTCGCATAAAGTTGGATGCGGTCTAGCAAAGTGTGCTCGGGGTGGTCCAACAGGCAAACCTTATTTCAACTATGTTTGTAACTACTGTCCCAT CGGAAATCACGAAGACAAGTTGGGTGTTCCCTATAGGCGTGGCAAACCTTGCGGCTCGTGCCAGCAGCAATGCCAATCGAAAAAAATCAG gttATGTACCAACACTTGTAATTCGGCGGATTTGTGGGCGAACTGTAGGGAGTTATACAAAACTTGGCCTGGTTGGCTTTGTAACACGGTGACACCAGAAGGTCTGGATCGACAGCGGAATTGTATGGCCACCTGTACCTGCCAGGGAATGGTACATGACTGA